From Sulfuracidifex tepidarius, one genomic window encodes:
- a CDS encoding protein-lysine N-methyltransferase: MLELAKTKEDDIVYDMGCGDGRIVITAVKEFNAKKAVCIEINDERIKETNSNIEKNGVVGRVSIVKGSFFEAPLSEASVLTMFLLPNVNEMLKPKLERDLKPGTRIVSHEFEMREWIPKEVIKVEDGNMNHTVYLYIIGENKG; this comes from the coding sequence ATGTTAGAGTTAGCTAAGACTAAAGAAGACGACATAGTTTACGATATGGGATGCGGGGATGGAAGAATAGTTATAACTGCTGTGAAAGAATTCAACGCTAAGAAGGCAGTATGTATAGAAATAAATGATGAGAGGATAAAGGAGACTAATTCTAACATAGAGAAAAACGGAGTTGTGGGAAGAGTTTCCATAGTGAAGGGAAGCTTCTTTGAGGCTCCTCTTTCTGAGGCTTCCGTGCTAACAATGTTCTTATTGCCAAACGTAAATGAAATGCTCAAGCCGAAGCTCGAGAGAGATCTGAAGCCAGGAACCAGGATAGTATCTCACGAGTTCGAGATGAGGGAATGGATACCGAAGGAAGTGATAAAGGTTGAGGACGGAAATATGAACCACACAGTTTACCTTTATATTATCGGGGAAAACAAAGGGTAG
- a CDS encoding MFS transporter — protein sequence MRLILGNLLLTISQWYSFFLVSQLSLFIFPVFCGVAIFALGFVGRIAGSMIFGYIGDKVNRKVALFLTTAILVVSSLLIILVYNYYSIIAFRFLQGLSLGGEWGGASTVIAEAYGESKFRGLATSMIQLAVPISVILSSFSIFLLSTSSSGEWRFSLIFPIIISLFSISLVRDMKSVDMENNSGIPILNAIRNDWSNVLKAIGIKISESANFYIFTSFVFSQSISAGAVSMVVIIAVSLQLILMPMFGYLSDVIGRRMVVLIGAGIMLFGSILFPSNFVLGEMLLSVSDASLYAPQSSIFTELFDKKYRFTVSNFSYQVASIIGGTVAPAVLRVTNYGVSVVALPYIAVTLLSLTLVAETKGKRMQ from the coding sequence ATGAGGTTGATTCTGGGAAATTTGCTTTTGACGATTTCCCAGTGGTATTCCTTCTTCCTAGTTTCCCAGCTTTCCCTCTTCATCTTCCCTGTTTTTTGCGGTGTGGCAATATTCGCCTTAGGTTTCGTAGGAAGGATAGCAGGAAGTATGATATTCGGTTACATTGGAGATAAGGTCAACAGGAAGGTAGCTTTGTTTCTGACCACAGCAATACTAGTGGTTTCCTCTTTATTAATAATTCTAGTATACAACTATTACTCTATCATAGCCTTCAGGTTCCTTCAAGGTCTAAGCTTGGGAGGTGAATGGGGAGGAGCTAGCACGGTCATAGCCGAGGCATACGGCGAATCTAAGTTCAGAGGACTTGCAACTAGCATGATTCAATTAGCTGTTCCGATCTCAGTAATCTTGTCTTCCTTTTCAATATTCCTTCTCTCAACCTCGTCATCGGGAGAGTGGAGGTTTTCTTTGATATTCCCCATAATTATCTCTTTGTTTTCCATTTCGCTCGTCAGGGATATGAAAAGCGTTGATATGGAAAATAACTCTGGCATCCCTATCCTTAATGCTATAAGGAATGACTGGAGTAACGTGTTAAAAGCTATAGGAATAAAAATAAGTGAAAGCGCAAATTTTTACATCTTTACTTCCTTTGTCTTTTCACAGTCCATCTCTGCTGGTGCAGTCTCCATGGTTGTCATAATAGCCGTATCATTACAACTAATTCTAATGCCCATGTTCGGGTATTTGAGCGATGTAATAGGCAGACGAATGGTAGTCCTCATCGGAGCAGGGATCATGCTCTTTGGATCCATTCTATTTCCTTCTAACTTCGTGCTGGGAGAAATGTTGCTTTCAGTTTCTGACGCGTCTCTATATGCGCCACAGTCGTCGATATTCACTGAATTATTTGATAAGAAATACCGCTTTACAGTGTCCAATTTCTCTTATCAGGTGGCAAGCATAATAGGTGGGACAGTTGCCCCGGCGGTTTTGAGGGTTACAAATTACGGAGTATCAGTAGTAGCTTTGCCTTACATCGCTGTCACATTACTGAGCCTTACTTTAGTGGCAGAAACTAAGGGTAAGAGAATGCAGTGA
- a CDS encoding class I SAM-dependent methyltransferase gives MSSEFFKETHPELKRLGIEIPEMEKRYPTLMRMGISHDDMIYLARRISPLLQGSRDILDIGCGNCLIATLIAKLISSKIFVIDEWKEMSVDTAKRNASIDKVELEIGEMKQDQGLPYKDNHFDAVYSVMFLFNVPKERRDLLLEETRRVLTQDGKFVVVDNFIFRGKMKRELTSHGFQQLWYGEENAFSFFLLKNVKST, from the coding sequence ATGTCGAGCGAATTCTTTAAGGAGACGCATCCCGAGCTGAAGAGGCTTGGAATAGAGATACCTGAGATGGAGAAGAGATATCCAACGCTCATGAGGATGGGAATTTCACACGATGACATGATCTACCTTGCGAGGAGGATCTCTCCTCTACTTCAGGGCTCCAGAGACATACTTGACATAGGGTGTGGAAATTGTTTAATAGCTACCCTAATAGCTAAGTTGATTTCGTCAAAGATTTTCGTAATTGATGAATGGAAGGAAATGAGCGTGGATACGGCGAAGAGGAACGCAAGTATAGATAAGGTGGAACTCGAAATAGGAGAAATGAAACAAGATCAAGGCTTACCATATAAGGACAACCATTTCGATGCTGTGTATTCAGTTATGTTCCTCTTCAACGTCCCGAAGGAGAGGAGAGACTTGCTTTTAGAGGAAACCAGAAGGGTTCTGACTCAAGACGGTAAATTCGTGGTAGTTGACAACTTCATTTTCAGGGGCAAAATGAAGAGAGAGCTAACTTCTCACGGGTTCCAGCAGCTTTGGTACGGAGAAGAGAACGCCTTCTCCTTCTTCCTTTTAAAAAATGTAAAATCCACCTAG
- a CDS encoding ATP-binding protein: protein MKISEFIFSKGNLVSIYGKAGAGKTSLSLQVTNEVCPSLFISEGNDYMRKPVLSSKTKFVEVSSTFEIAKAAVQGVSGMRLLVIDPVNRSYRRERDYMDFMKLMTLLTSVSLSGVKVLLSWEMTWGNQVSGEKFMRRVSDDVILITGTSLIGNLRECRFKIYRDKVIGCL, encoded by the coding sequence TTGAAGATATCAGAGTTCATCTTCTCCAAGGGAAACCTGGTCTCTATATACGGAAAAGCTGGGGCTGGGAAGACGTCACTGTCGCTTCAGGTGACTAACGAGGTCTGTCCTTCGCTTTTCATTTCAGAAGGTAACGATTACATGAGGAAACCCGTGTTAAGCTCTAAAACGAAGTTCGTTGAGGTCTCCTCGACTTTCGAAATAGCGAAGGCTGCAGTACAAGGGGTCTCTGGCATGAGGTTGTTAGTTATAGACCCCGTAAATAGGTCATACAGGAGGGAAAGAGATTACATGGACTTCATGAAGCTAATGACGTTACTCACTTCCGTATCGTTGTCAGGTGTAAAAGTCCTCCTTTCGTGGGAAATGACATGGGGAAATCAAGTAAGCGGAGAAAAATTCATGAGAAGGGTCTCGGACGACGTCATTCTCATTACAGGGACCAGTTTGATAGGAAATTTAAGGGAATGCAGGTTCAAGATATATCGAGATAAAGTGATAGGATGCTTATAA
- a CDS encoding DUF2286 domain-containing protein: protein MKILVLKSEDGKITSDETVEGEIGQVVKDTANKALSEWNEESSDFIIIKDFHEVRIPLPLNPKMYDVLKKFSMSKQEKFAIVKIPSYVISFDNLWMDNDSIDRKVYVVSYFLDDKTKQELMEDAVKLTSPEKEEKEQEAEIEEEEDEEL, encoded by the coding sequence ATGAAAATATTGGTGTTGAAAAGCGAAGACGGTAAAATAACTTCTGACGAAACCGTAGAAGGAGAAATAGGTCAGGTAGTGAAAGACACAGCGAATAAGGCACTTTCAGAGTGGAACGAAGAGTCCTCAGACTTCATTATCATAAAAGACTTTCATGAAGTAAGAATTCCGCTTCCTCTCAATCCGAAAATGTATGATGTACTGAAGAAGTTCTCAATGAGCAAGCAAGAGAAATTCGCAATAGTGAAAATACCATCTTATGTTATAAGTTTCGATAATTTATGGATGGACAATGACTCTATAGATAGAAAAGTTTATGTGGTTTCGTACTTCCTTGACGACAAGACCAAACAGGAGCTAATGGAGGATGCGGTGAAACTCACTTCTCCTGAGAAAGAAGAGAAGGAACAGGAGGCTGAGATCGAAGAGGAAGAAGACGAGGAACTCTGA
- the tmk gene encoding dTMP kinase has protein sequence MFLVSIEGIDGSGKTTLALKLVERLQKTGRRSLYTKEPFTPELTGMIERLGWNDPVALTLLFSADRRIHVKWMEEQNAEVVITDRYVHSTIAYQSAMGIEKEWIALVNSKFPQPQLTVLLDVDPNVAVSRIKKGDIFDFPEKRRLLEKVREKYLELARGDTFLVVDANRPIEEIQERVFTYLLERLP, from the coding sequence TTGTTCCTAGTCTCTATAGAGGGAATAGACGGGTCGGGGAAGACCACGTTAGCTTTGAAGCTAGTGGAGAGGTTACAGAAGACCGGGAGGAGGTCTCTTTACACTAAAGAGCCTTTCACTCCAGAGCTAACCGGGATGATTGAAAGGCTCGGGTGGAACGACCCCGTAGCATTGACGTTGCTCTTCTCTGCAGATAGGAGGATACACGTGAAGTGGATGGAGGAACAGAACGCAGAGGTCGTGATCACAGATAGGTACGTACACTCCACCATAGCGTATCAAAGCGCGATGGGTATAGAGAAAGAGTGGATAGCTCTGGTCAACTCTAAATTTCCTCAACCACAACTGACGGTTCTCTTGGACGTTGACCCTAACGTAGCAGTGTCGAGAATAAAGAAGGGGGACATCTTCGATTTCCCGGAAAAAAGAAGGTTGCTTGAAAAGGTCAGGGAGAAATACCTTGAGTTAGCTAGAGGGGACACGTTCCTGGTAGTCGACGCTAACAGGCCAATCGAGGAAATCCAGGAGAGGGTCTTCACTTACCTCCTTGAGAGGTTACCTTAA
- a CDS encoding ATP-binding cassette domain-containing protein produces the protein MLVVEPSFLKGRIELQKDEVVGLFGRNGAGKTTVMMTALCLMEGKVNLNGEDFCAKPDYTRIGYVSQNPNSQVLGETCEDEIEILSNFVDSDREIARKLMGDFFSVPFKRLSDGYKKRFVLSSALSTHPEYLLIDEPFANLDEEGISTLVKVIPRGTLLSEHRVKQTLSLIDRSYLIKDGNLVEKDKGAFLENNFLRREGLRGFEIDPLETKPSQEVLTQFRVKGSNEFLHKGESLCIKGKNGSGKTTTLKGLIGKKDVYVIFQNPDLQFFNQTVREEMKDPEVMKRLGLWKEADRSPYSLSHGEKMKVLIGSAISSKSRVIALDEPASGLDGFSLLEFRSILQGVLEEGRGVIITTNDDDIIPLCNRVIQL, from the coding sequence TTGCTTGTCGTTGAGCCTTCATTTCTGAAGGGAAGGATTGAGCTCCAGAAAGACGAGGTTGTAGGCTTGTTCGGAAGGAATGGAGCTGGTAAGACAACAGTGATGATGACCGCTTTATGTCTAATGGAGGGTAAGGTCAACCTAAATGGAGAGGACTTCTGCGCTAAGCCCGACTATACAAGGATTGGATATGTGTCCCAGAACCCTAACTCACAAGTCCTAGGAGAGACTTGTGAGGATGAGATAGAGATACTTTCCAACTTCGTGGATTCAGATCGAGAGATAGCGAGGAAATTAATGGGAGATTTCTTCTCTGTCCCTTTCAAGAGGCTCTCGGACGGGTACAAGAAGAGGTTCGTCCTTTCGTCAGCACTGTCTACCCACCCTGAGTACCTCCTGATTGACGAACCTTTCGCTAATTTAGACGAAGAGGGGATATCGACGTTAGTGAAGGTCATCCCAAGAGGAACTTTGCTTTCAGAACACAGAGTAAAGCAGACCTTATCGCTTATTGATAGAAGTTACCTAATAAAGGACGGAAACCTCGTGGAAAAGGATAAGGGAGCTTTCCTCGAAAACAACTTCCTGAGGAGAGAAGGATTGAGGGGGTTTGAGATAGATCCATTAGAGACCAAACCTTCACAGGAGGTGCTGACACAGTTCAGGGTCAAAGGGTCTAACGAGTTTCTACACAAGGGCGAATCGTTATGTATAAAGGGAAAGAACGGTTCAGGGAAGACCACGACTCTCAAAGGACTAATAGGAAAGAAGGACGTGTATGTAATCTTTCAAAACCCTGATCTACAATTTTTTAATCAAACAGTAAGAGAAGAGATGAAGGACCCAGAGGTAATGAAAAGATTGGGGCTATGGAAGGAGGCTGATAGGAGCCCTTATTCCCTAAGCCACGGGGAGAAAATGAAGGTCCTCATAGGGTCAGCCATCTCGTCAAAGTCGAGGGTAATAGCTCTGGACGAACCAGCGTCAGGACTGGACGGCTTCTCGTTGTTGGAGTTCAGGTCAATCCTACAGGGCGTATTAGAAGAAGGAAGGGGAGTCATAATCACTACTAATGACGATGACATAATTCCTCTGTGTAACAGAGTAATACAACTTTAG
- a CDS encoding NAD-dependent epimerase/dehydratase family protein gives MIAITGGAGYIGGHLTDTLIDEGYDVMIIDDLSSGTYVHPKAELKRFDLRGGNDLKLDGVDVIYHLAANPDVRTSMMDSIEHFDRDVKATFNLLEIARKNDVKTVIFASSSTVYGESRIPTPEWAPIKPISNYGLFKVMGEDMLRFYSNNYGIRGISVRYANVTGGRVSHGVVKDFIEKLRRDPSKLEILGNGKQRKSYIYIEDAVDSLIFLESYYKGKYDEFNVGNEDWITVNEIAQIIEEEMKLKPAHVYKDELEGRGWKGDVRFMLLDCMKITSLGWRPRLTSSDAVRLATRDLIHGYRKREN, from the coding sequence ATGATCGCCATAACCGGAGGAGCAGGGTACATAGGCGGGCATTTAACTGATACATTAATTGACGAAGGATATGACGTGATGATAATAGATGACTTGTCATCAGGAACATATGTTCATCCCAAGGCAGAACTTAAGAGATTTGACCTAAGAGGAGGGAACGACCTGAAGCTTGATGGGGTTGACGTAATCTATCACCTAGCTGCGAACCCAGACGTAAGAACTTCCATGATGGATTCCATAGAACACTTCGACAGAGACGTGAAGGCTACATTCAACCTACTGGAAATAGCTAGGAAAAATGACGTAAAAACTGTGATATTCGCTTCGTCTTCCACGGTGTACGGTGAGTCTAGAATACCAACTCCTGAATGGGCTCCTATAAAACCAATTTCCAACTACGGCCTCTTCAAGGTCATGGGAGAAGACATGTTAAGGTTTTACTCCAACAACTATGGAATAAGAGGTATCTCGGTGAGGTACGCTAACGTCACTGGAGGAAGGGTATCTCACGGTGTTGTAAAGGACTTCATCGAGAAGCTAAGGAGGGATCCTTCAAAGCTTGAGATACTTGGAAACGGTAAGCAAAGGAAAAGCTATATCTACATAGAAGACGCTGTCGATTCCCTCATTTTCCTCGAAAGTTATTACAAAGGTAAGTATGACGAATTCAACGTGGGCAACGAGGACTGGATAACCGTAAATGAGATAGCTCAAATAATAGAAGAGGAAATGAAGTTAAAGCCAGCTCACGTGTACAAGGATGAGCTAGAAGGTAGGGGATGGAAGGGAGACGTAAGGTTCATGCTATTAGATTGCATGAAGATTACTTCTCTCGGGTGGAGACCGAGGTTAACGTCAAGCGATGCGGTTAGGTTAGCAACGAGGGACTTAATTCATGGATATAGGAAACGTGAAAATTAA
- a CDS encoding Sjogren's syndrome/scleroderma autoantigen 1 family protein, producing MSSTEQNVKKAADLLRQGATMLSDACPQCGMPLFRLKNGDVLCPTHGKIYLVKSDEEEEAIKKNVTMDKVEDILVNNLYYLSSKVKEDPMDQDSLMQVIRYLDAIERIRRVKVTSQGGK from the coding sequence ATGTCCAGCACAGAACAGAATGTTAAGAAAGCGGCAGATCTTTTAAGACAAGGCGCTACCATGCTGAGCGACGCTTGCCCCCAGTGCGGGATGCCGCTCTTCAGGCTGAAGAACGGGGACGTTTTGTGTCCTACTCACGGCAAAATTTACTTGGTGAAGAGCGATGAAGAGGAAGAGGCAATAAAGAAGAACGTGACCATGGACAAGGTGGAAGACATCCTCGTGAATAATTTGTACTACCTTTCAAGCAAGGTAAAGGAAGACCCGATGGATCAGGACTCCCTCATGCAGGTAATTAGATACCTTGATGCAATAGAGAGAATAAGGAGAGTTAAGGTAACCTCTCAAGGAGGTAAGTGA
- a CDS encoding UPF0147 family protein has translation MASPYDNEAKLKQAVILLQKIVNDTSVPRNIRRAATDAIRNLQDNGISHAVRAANAIGILEDISQDPNMPMHARISIWNVVSVLETIRD, from the coding sequence ATGGCATCCCCCTACGATAACGAGGCTAAGCTAAAGCAAGCTGTGATCCTTCTTCAAAAGATAGTGAACGACACAAGCGTTCCGAGGAATATAAGAAGAGCTGCAACAGACGCAATAAGGAACCTACAGGACAACGGAATAAGTCACGCCGTTAGAGCTGCAAACGCTATAGGAATACTAGAGGACATAAGTCAAGACCCTAACATGCCCATGCACGCTAGAATTTCCATATGGAACGTTGTATCCGTGCTAGAAACGATAAGAGATTAA
- a CDS encoding DNA-directed DNA polymerase I, with amino-acid sequence MSRQLTLFDVITSQEESKKEKQDKNNGKNENRNAKEVKERSQVSAPRRKTKSWMSEAQEGKVYFLLQVDYDGEKGKAVCRLYDKETQKIYYLYDNTHHKSYFLVDLDPDKVNKITKITKDPSFDHMERVVKIDPYTQGKITLTKIVVKDPLAVKRMRDHVPKAYEAHIKYFNNYIYDLGLIPGMPYVVKNMSLREAKPSLSDEEVQEVEKAFSDSDQMTKDTSKEWMPIFESEVPDLKRVAIDIEVFTPIEGRVPDPEEAEFPIISIALAGNDGKKIVLALNREDVSLGDESVPDGVEVRTFNTEFDLLNEFFNLVVDYPVLLTFNGDDFDVPYIFFRALKLGYFPEEVPFEINPDDTKYLAGIHIDLYRFYFNKAVKTYAFDGKYNEYSLDAVASSMLGLSKVKLDKSISALDVRKLIEYNYRDSEITLKLTTFNNNITMKLIILLARMSRMGIEELTRTEVSTWIKNLYYWEHRRRNWLIPLKEDIKERSSAIKTASVIKGKGYKGAVVIDPPAGVFFNVVVLDFASLYPSIIRTWNISYETVDLNQCRNIKEVKDETGNVLHTICFDRPGITAVITGLLRDFRVKIYKKKAKQAKDVEQKTFYDVVQRAMKVFINATYGVFGAETFPLYAPAVAESVTALGRYVITSTVSHARSLGVRVLYGDTDSLFLYNPTKEIVDGMIKWVKDTFGLDIEIDKSYKFVAFSGLKKNYFGVYPDGKVDIKGMLVKKRNTPEFLKKSFAEVKDILVKVNTPEEMKGVKQEVTDKVRSIYTGLKNKDYNLDELAFKIMLSRSVEHYKKTTPQHVKAAEQLKEAGVQVLPRDIIMFVKVKTKDGVKAVQLAKLNEIDSDKYLDAVRSTFEQILKALGVSWDEIASGLSIDSFFSGF; translated from the coding sequence ATGTCCAGACAACTTACTTTATTTGACGTAATTACATCACAGGAAGAGAGCAAGAAGGAGAAACAAGACAAGAATAATGGCAAAAACGAGAATCGAAACGCTAAAGAAGTTAAAGAGAGATCACAAGTCTCAGCTCCTAGGAGAAAAACCAAAAGCTGGATGAGTGAAGCTCAGGAGGGCAAGGTATATTTCCTTCTGCAGGTGGACTATGACGGTGAGAAAGGTAAGGCAGTCTGTAGGCTTTACGATAAAGAGACTCAAAAGATCTATTACCTTTACGACAATACTCACCACAAATCCTATTTCTTAGTAGACCTCGACCCAGACAAGGTAAACAAGATCACCAAGATAACGAAGGATCCTTCTTTCGACCATATGGAGAGAGTAGTTAAAATAGATCCATACACGCAGGGTAAGATAACGTTGACGAAGATAGTAGTCAAAGACCCTTTAGCAGTAAAGAGGATGAGGGACCATGTACCTAAGGCATATGAGGCCCATATAAAGTATTTCAATAACTACATTTATGATTTAGGTCTCATACCAGGGATGCCTTACGTTGTGAAGAACATGAGCTTGAGGGAGGCTAAACCCTCTCTTTCTGACGAAGAGGTTCAAGAAGTGGAGAAAGCTTTCAGCGACTCTGACCAGATGACTAAAGATACCTCAAAGGAATGGATGCCCATTTTCGAGTCAGAGGTCCCAGATCTGAAGAGGGTTGCCATAGACATTGAAGTGTTTACGCCTATAGAAGGAAGGGTTCCTGACCCTGAGGAGGCGGAATTCCCTATAATAAGCATAGCCCTAGCTGGAAACGACGGGAAAAAGATAGTGCTAGCGCTAAACAGAGAAGACGTATCACTCGGGGACGAATCAGTTCCAGACGGAGTAGAGGTCAGGACTTTCAATACGGAATTTGATCTACTTAATGAGTTCTTCAATCTAGTGGTAGATTACCCAGTCCTTTTGACATTTAATGGGGACGACTTCGATGTACCTTACATATTCTTCAGGGCATTGAAGCTAGGGTATTTCCCTGAGGAAGTCCCCTTTGAGATAAACCCTGACGACACGAAATACTTGGCGGGAATTCATATCGATTTATACAGATTTTATTTTAATAAGGCTGTAAAGACTTACGCTTTCGACGGAAAATATAACGAGTATAGCTTAGACGCGGTAGCGTCTTCGATGCTCGGCCTGAGTAAGGTCAAGCTGGACAAGTCAATTTCTGCTCTCGACGTAAGGAAGTTAATAGAATACAACTACAGAGACTCAGAAATAACACTTAAGCTAACTACCTTTAATAATAACATAACAATGAAACTTATTATCCTCCTTGCTAGGATGTCGAGGATGGGGATAGAGGAACTTACAAGGACGGAGGTATCTACGTGGATAAAGAACCTTTACTACTGGGAGCATAGGAGAAGGAATTGGTTGATTCCATTAAAGGAGGACATTAAAGAGAGGTCGTCCGCCATAAAGACGGCTTCGGTGATCAAGGGTAAGGGATATAAGGGAGCAGTTGTAATAGATCCGCCTGCAGGAGTATTCTTCAACGTGGTCGTCTTAGACTTCGCTTCCCTGTATCCATCGATAATAAGAACTTGGAACATAAGCTACGAGACAGTAGACTTGAACCAATGTAGGAATATTAAAGAAGTAAAAGACGAGACAGGTAACGTTCTTCACACCATCTGTTTCGATAGACCCGGGATAACAGCAGTAATCACCGGGTTATTGAGGGACTTTAGAGTCAAAATTTACAAGAAGAAGGCTAAACAGGCGAAAGACGTTGAGCAAAAGACTTTCTACGATGTAGTTCAGCGCGCAATGAAAGTGTTCATTAATGCTACGTATGGGGTCTTCGGGGCTGAAACCTTCCCACTTTATGCTCCCGCAGTAGCTGAGAGTGTCACAGCACTGGGGAGATACGTAATTACGAGTACAGTATCTCACGCTAGGTCATTGGGAGTCAGGGTTCTTTACGGAGATACTGACTCACTGTTTCTCTACAATCCTACGAAGGAGATAGTAGATGGTATGATAAAGTGGGTAAAAGACACCTTCGGGCTCGACATAGAGATAGACAAGTCTTACAAATTCGTAGCTTTCTCCGGTCTCAAGAAGAACTACTTCGGCGTTTACCCAGACGGTAAAGTAGACATAAAAGGTATGTTAGTGAAAAAGAGGAATACCCCCGAATTCCTTAAGAAATCTTTTGCTGAAGTAAAAGATATCCTTGTGAAGGTTAATACACCAGAGGAAATGAAGGGTGTGAAGCAAGAAGTTACTGATAAAGTGAGGAGCATTTACACAGGTCTGAAGAATAAAGACTACAATCTGGACGAGTTAGCATTTAAAATAATGTTGTCAAGAAGCGTAGAGCATTACAAGAAGACCACCCCACAACACGTTAAGGCCGCAGAGCAATTAAAGGAAGCAGGGGTCCAAGTTCTACCGAGGGACATAATCATGTTCGTCAAGGTCAAAACTAAGGACGGAGTCAAGGCCGTACAACTCGCTAAGTTGAACGAGATAGATTCTGATAAGTACCTTGATGCGGTGAGGTCCACGTTCGAGCAAATACTTAAGGCTTTAGGAGTAAGCTGGGACGAAATAGCTTCTGGCCTTTCGATAGATAGCTTCTTTAGCGGATTTTAG
- the pgsA gene encoding archaetidylinositol phosphate synthase produces MVSLITKLRKQSKKILTPVAKSIAKSNVSANSITVTGLALSGVYALLLFLTRNPLLGILIIAISSFMDALDGEVARVKGETSNFGAFLDSSFDRIEDIFFISPLIFLGFNPFLVSTLVGFSLTISYLRSKAELVGIKMEGKGIIERGERIIFIVVILLAFFLDHFAGLMVFYILYFLSIVTVVQRFYAVATSKDKL; encoded by the coding sequence GTGGTTAGCTTGATCACAAAGCTAAGGAAGCAGTCAAAGAAAATCCTCACACCGGTCGCGAAGTCTATCGCTAAAAGTAATGTGTCGGCAAACTCTATAACAGTCACGGGTTTAGCTCTATCAGGAGTTTACGCCTTATTGCTCTTTCTGACGAGAAACCCTCTCTTAGGTATCTTGATTATAGCGATCTCCTCTTTCATGGACGCGTTAGACGGAGAAGTTGCGAGGGTGAAAGGTGAGACCTCGAATTTCGGAGCTTTCCTTGACTCTAGCTTCGATAGAATAGAAGATATCTTCTTCATTTCCCCTCTCATCTTCCTCGGCTTTAATCCCTTCTTAGTGTCTACCTTAGTAGGTTTCTCTCTCACTATCTCTTATTTGCGATCTAAAGCGGAGCTCGTAGGTATTAAAATGGAAGGTAAAGGAATAATTGAAAGAGGGGAGAGAATAATCTTCATTGTGGTTATACTGCTGGCTTTCTTTCTCGACCATTTCGCCGGGTTAATGGTCTTCTACATCCTTTACTTTCTTTCTATCGTCACCGTGGTTCAAAGGTTCTACGCTGTGGCCACTTCTAAAGACAAGTTGTAG